A window of Oncorhynchus nerka isolate Pitt River linkage group LG4, Oner_Uvic_2.0, whole genome shotgun sequence contains these coding sequences:
- the LOC115116076 gene encoding zinc finger protein 703-like has protein sequence MLTAHTSHLLHHPEYLQPLQSAPVSIELDAKKSPLALLAQTCSQIGKPDPPSSKLSSISNGHGDHDVHSSSSSSSHKLGEHRPSQEDKSSFKPYNKVGGDSRRDRVCSSNNSSDKTGFRVPSNGNGGANSNLSGSCPSFPPHAISPNSRVGSGTPPQHTQQSSQTHRQSQSPHGLHVSHSQTLNGEHKQEQSSPHRNSNSSSSSGGHLKKESDVNKVSLDSPQMANSSHARASTNSSTGSSEGSPSHELGKMDSQPPPLSLGPGHITPISPYKTGHSVFPLSSSGMGYHGSVVGAYAGYPSQFVPGLDPTKSGLGGGGVRVPGKHHSSSPLTGTSPLSFMQGLCRDPYCLSYPNSPHLGGSNPCVHDPSSSIKSGYPGLVYPSQPLHSLHPSTMSSSITPTLSHPLYTYGFMLSNDPIPHACNWVSAGGPCDKRFSTSDELLAHLRTHTSLPGGMDSKLFSAYPSVSSSAASCHLHLPHQSQASLQNSFSLRAPHTLGLARYHPYGKVHLPPGPTSIPLHSPPGWFSLLPPLCSL, from the exons ATGTTGACGGCGCACACCAGCCACTTGCTCCACCACCCGGAATACCTGCAGCCCCTGCAATCTGCACCAGTGAGCATTGAG CTGGATGCCAAGAAGAGTCCCCTGGCCCTGCTGGCTCAGACCTGCTCCCAGATCGGCAAGCCTGACCCTCCCTCCTCCAAACTAAGCTCCATCTCTAATGGCCATGGTGACCATGATGtacactcctcttcctcctcctccagtcaCAAACTGGGGGAGCACCGGCCCTCACAGGAGGACAAGTCCAGCTTCAAGCCCTATAACAAAGTAGGGGGAGACAGTCGGAGAGACAGGGTTTGTAGCTCTAATAACAGTTCTGACAAGACCGGCTTTAGGGTACCTAGTAATGGGAATGGAGGAGCTAACAGTAACTTATCAGGTTCTTGTCCATCCTTTCCGCCACACGCCATCTCTCCCAACTCCAGGGTGGGTAGTGGCACGCCTCCTCAGCACACACAGCAGtcgtcacagacacacagacagagccagTCGCCTCACGGACTACATGTTTCCCACTCTCAGACTCTGAATGGAGAACACAAACAGGAACAGAGCAGTCCACACAGGAAcagcaacagtagcagcagcagtggcggcCATCTTAAGAAGGAGTCAGATGTGAATAAGGTCAGTTTGGACAGTCCCCAGATGGCTAACTCCAGCCATGCCAGAGCCAGCACCAACTCCAGCACAGGCAGCTCCGAGGGAAGCCCCAGCCATGAGTTGGGCAAGATGGACTCCCAACCCCCACCACTCAGCCTGGGTCCTGGACACATCACTCCCATCTCTCCCTACAAGACTGGCCACTCTGtcttccccctgtcctcctctggtatggGCTACCATGGCTCTGTAGTGGGGGCCTATGCTGGATATCCCTCACAGTTTGTCCCAGGGTTGGACCCTACCAAGTCTGGTctgggaggagggggggtgagGGTACCGGGGAAGCACCATAGCTCCAGCCCCCTCACTGGTACCTCTCCCCTTTCATTCATGCAGGGCTTGTGCAGGGATCCGTACTGCCTCAGCTATCCTAACTCACCCCACCTGGGGGGGAGCAATCCCTGCGTccatgacccctcctcctccatcaaatCAGGCTATCCAGGCTTGGTCTACCCCTCCcaacccctccactccctccaccccAGCACTATGTCTTCCAGCATCACCCCCACCCTGTCCCACCCCCTCTACACCTACGGCTTCATGCTCTCCAATGACCCCATCCCTCATGCCTGTAACTGGGTATCAGCTGGGGGTCCTTGTGATAAACGCTTCTCCACCTCAGACGAGCTACTAGCCCACCTGCGCACACACACCTCCTTACCTGGAGGGATGGACAGTAAGTTATTCTCTGcctacccctctgtctcctcctctgctgCCTCTTgccacctccacctcccccacCAGAGCCAGGCCTCCTTGCAGAACTCATTCTCCCTCAGGGCTCCTCATACCCTGGGTCTGGCCCGGTACCACCCCTATGGTAAGGTCCACCTGCCCCCTGGACCTACCTCCATCCCCCTGCACTCCCCTCCAGGCTGGTTCTCCTTACTACCCCCACTATGCTCTCTATAG